Proteins from a single region of Euwallacea similis isolate ESF13 chromosome 21, ESF131.1, whole genome shotgun sequence:
- the Gclc gene encoding glutamate--cysteine ligase, translating to MGLLTEGTPLTWEETKKLAPHVREHGINQFINIYKKLKERKGDVLKWGDEIEYIVVKFDDQKKEAKVSLQAEELLTILNEREHQNPDTVKYLWRPEFAAYMIEGTPGKPYEGTLAHFNVVEANMRMRRQEATELLKAEECLMSLTSFPRLGCPDFTDPPTKPTPNEGGTKSLFFPDKAVFHGHPRFMNLVRNIRKRRGEHVAINLPIFRDKNTKIPVDDSHSLRKAAKPDCVYLDAMGFGMGCCCLQLTFQACNIDEARVLYDQLTPLCPIMLAFTAASPVHRGFLTDVDCRWNVISGSVDCRTEEERGLKPLKKNKFVIKKSRYDSIDSYLSLQGEKYNNLAVLYNEEDYKKLRDNGIDHLLAQHIAHLFIRDTVSLFSEKINQNDEEDTDHFENIQSTNWQTMRFKPPPPHSTIGWRVEFRPCEVQVTDFENAAIVCFVVLLTRVILSYQLNFLIPISKVDENMQNAQKRNACKEQKFWFRKDITTDVSPPEANRCCAGTSCEPKECDLVGLMTVNEIVNGKAGDFPGLIPLINSYLNGMDVDADTHCTIQQYLKFIQKRASGELFTTASFIRKFVIEHPDYKYDSAVSEIINYDLLKTLRDIQKGTKPCPELIGYSATSKTKENIPHALKNDC from the exons ATGGGTCTACTTACTGAAGGTACTCCATTAACATGGGAAGAGACCAAGAAACTAGCGCCCCACGTGCGGGAGCATGGCATCAACCAGTTCatcaacatttacaaaaagcttaaagaaagaaaaggtGATGTACTCAAGTGGGGTGATGAAATTGAGTATATTGTGGTTAAGTTTGATGATCAGAAAAAGGAGGCCAAGGTAAGTCTCCAAGCTGAGGAGCTGCTGACTATATTGAATGAAAGAGAGCACCAAAACCCAGACACTGTAAAGTATTTGTGGAGGCCAGAATTTGCTGCTTACATGATTGAAGGAACACCAGGGAAGCCATATGAAGGTACACTTGCCCATTTCAATGTGGTTGAAGCCAATATGCGGATGAGAAGGCAAGAGGCTACCGAGTTGTTGAAGGCTGAGGAGTGTTTGATGTCACTTACAAGTTTTCCTAG ATTAGGTTGTCCAGATTTCACTGACCCACCTACAAAACCAACGCCCAACGAAGGCGGAACAAAATCTCTCTTTTTTCCTGATAAAGCAGTATTCCATGGACATCCTAGGTTCATGAACTTGGTCCGAAACATCAGGAAACGAAGGGGTGAACACGTGGCTATTAACTTGCCAa tttttagggataaaaatacgaaaattcCGGTAGATGACTCACATTCTCTGCGTAAGGCAGCCAAGCCGGACTGTGTGTATTTAGACGCCATGGGTTTTGGTATGGGGTGCTGTTGCTTGCAACTGACATTTCAGGCTTGCAATATAGATGAAGCCAGGGTTTTATACGACCAACTTACGCCGTTGTGCCCGATAATG TTGGCATTTACAGCTGCCTCTCCGGTTCACCGTGGATTTTTAACAGACGTAGATTGTCGCTGGAATGTGATATCTGGATCGGTGGATTGCCGTACTGAAGAAGAAAGGGGCCTTAAACCATTGAAGAAGAATAaatttgtgataaaaaaatctcgcTACGATTCGATAGACTCGTATCTCTCACTTCAGGGGGAGAAATACAATAATCTTGCAGTATTATATAATGAAGAAGATTATAAGAAGCTTAGAGACAATGGGATTGATCATTTGCTAGCGCAACACATCGCCCATTTGTTCATTAGAGACACTGTGTCGCTGTTCTCGGAGAAAATCAACCAAAACGATGAAGAAGATACTGATCATTTTGAA AATATTCAATCTACAAATTGGCAAACAATGCGCTTTAAACCACCACCCCCTCACTCGACTATTGGATGGAGGGTGGAGTTCAGGCCTTGCGAAGTGCAAGTGACCGATTTCGAGAATGCCGCGATTGTATGTTTTGTAGTTCTGTTAACCAGAGTTATCCTATCTTATCAACTAAATTTCCTCATTCCTATTAGCAAG GTAGatgaaaatatgcaaaacgcTCAAAAGCGCAACGCTTGCAAGGAGCAAAAATTCTGGTTCAGAAAGGACATAACTACAGACGTAAGTCCTCCTGAAGCGAATCGGTGTTGCGCGGGTACGAGCTGTGAACCCAAGGAATGTGATTTAGTAGGGTTAATGACTGTGAATGAAATTGTTAATGGCAAA GCTGGTGATTTTCCAGGACTAATTCCTTTGATTAATAGTTATCTCAATGGCATGGACGTGGACGCGGATACCCACTGCACCATTCagcaatatttgaaattcatcCAAAAAAGAGCCTCAGGGGAACTCTTCACAACTGCCTCTTTCATTAGAAAGTTTGTTATTGAACATCCAGATTATAA ATACGACTCTGCAGTGTCAGAAATCATCAACTACGACCTTCTGAAGACCCTTAGAGACATTCAGAAAGGTACCAAGCCTTGTCCAGAGCTCATCGGATATAGTGCCACTTCAAagacaaaagaaaatataccGCATGCCTTAAAAAATGATTGCTGA